The Liolophura sinensis isolate JHLJ2023 unplaced genomic scaffold, CUHK_Ljap_v2 scaffold_25, whole genome shotgun sequence genomic sequence CTATATGAAATTGGGGATAGCGTTTACCAATTGCTGGAATTTCTCATCACATCTAAATGAAATTGTTGATTACCCACTGCGCACCACTTTTTGCAGACCTGAAGACctatttgttgtcatatgaatACAATTTGGAAACCAGGGGCCAGAAGTTTGTAAGCATCTTTTCAGAACGATGGGCTTggggctgttaaacatcaatgTTTATTACCTCATTCCTTCGGGAACCAGGGGCTAGGAGCTGGTATGAATGTTTGTGGAACCATGGGCTACTGGCTGGTACTCATCAATGTTTATTACCTCATTACTTCGGGAACCTGGTGCCAGGGGCTCACTGGTCTATCTAGTGTCAGCATATAGTGGCTAGATGGGGCGTCATACAGAGATTGGCCAtggagcaggctgactggttggtccagtgtcagcatatagtGGCTCGGTGGGGCATCACACAGAGATCGGGCAtggagcaggctgactggtcggtccagtgtcagcatacagtggctgggtggggtgtcatacaGAGAAGGGGCAtggagcaggctgactggtcagtccagtgtcaggatacagtggctgggtggggcATCATACAGAGATCGGGCATGGAGCAGGTTTGACTGGTgggtccagtgtcagcatacagtggctgggtggggcgtcatacaGAGATTGGCCATGGAACAGGCTGTCTGGTgggtccagtgtcagcatacagtggatgggtggggcgtcatacaGAGACTGGCAAtggagcaggctgactggtgggtccagtgtcagcatacagtggctgggtggggcgtcatacaGAGATTGGCCATGGAGTAGGCTGTCTGGTgggtccagtgtcagcatacagtGGCTGGGTGTGGCGTCATACAGAGACTGCCCAtggagcaggctgactggtcggtccagtgtcagcatacagtggctgggtggggcgtcaCACAGAGACTGGCAAtggagcaggctgactggtgggtccagtgtcagcatacagtGGCTGGGTGTGGCTTCATACAGAAATGGGCCATGGAGCAAGCTGACTGGTgggtccagtgtcagcatacagtggctgggtggggcgtcatacaGAGACTGGCAAtggagcaggctgactggtCGGTCCAGTGCCAGCAtacagtggctgggtggggcgtcatacaGAGATTGGCCATGGAGTAGGCTGTCTGGTgggtccagtgtcagcatacagtGGCTGGGTGTGGCGTCATACAGAGACTGCCCAtggagcaggctgactggtGGGTCCAGTGTCGGCAtacagtggctgggtggggcATCATACAGAGATTGGGCAtggagcaggctgactggtcgatccagtgtcagcatacagtggctgggtggggtgtcatacaGAGATTGGCCATGGAACAGGCTGACTGGTCGGTCCAGTGTCAGGATACAGTGACTTGGGGGGGCGTCATACAGAGACTGCCCAtggagcaggctgactggtcggtccagtgtcagcatacagtggctgggtggggcgtcatacaGAGATCGGGCATGGAGTAGGCTGACTCGTgggtccagtgtcagcatacagtGGCTGGGTTGGGCGTCATACAGAGATTGGCCAtggagcaggctgactggtCGGTCCAGTGTCAAGAtacagtggctgggtggggtgtcatacaGAGATGGACCATGGAACAGGCTGACTGGTgggtccagtgtcagcatacagtggctgggtggggcgtcatacaGAGATTGGCCAtggagcaggctgactggtgggtccagtgtcagcatacagtggctgggtggggcgtcatacaGAGATCGGGCATGGAGCAGGTTGACTGGTGGctccagtgtcagcatacagtggctgggtggggcATCATACAGAGATTGGCAAtggagcaggctgactggtGGGTCCAGTGTCAGCACacagtggctgggtggggcTTCATACAGAGATCGGGCAtggagcaggctgactggtcggtccagtgtcagcatacagtGGCCGGGTTGAGCATCAGACAGAGATTAGCAAtggagcaggctgactggtGGGTCCACTGTCAGCATACAGTGGCTGGGTGAGGTGTGATACAGAGATGGGCCATGGAGCAGGTTGACTGGTCGGTCCAGTCTCAGCAtacagtggctgggtggggtgtcatacaGAGATCGGGCAtggagcaggctgactggtCTGTCCAGTCTCAACATATAGTGGCTCGGTGGCGCGTTATACAGAGATGGACCATGGAACAGGCTGACTGGTgggtccagtgtcagcatacaaTGGCTGGGTGAGGCGTCATACAGAGATTGGCCATGGAGTAGGCAGTCTGGTgggtccagtgtcagcatacagtggctgggtggggcgtcatacaGAGATGGACCATGGAACAGGCTGACTGGTgggtccagtgtcagcatacagtGACCAGGTGAGGCGTTATACAGAGATGGACCATGGAACAGGCTGACTGGTGGGTCCAGTGTCGGCAtacagtggctgggtggggcgtcatacaGAGACTGGCCAtggagcaggctgactggtCAGTCCGGTGGCAGCAtacagtggctgggtggggcgtcatacaGAGATGGACCATGGAACAGGTTGACTGGTGGGTCAAGTGTCAGCAtacagtggctgggtggggtgtcatacaGATGGGCCAtggagcaggctgactggtcggtccagtgtcagcatacagtggctgggtggggtgtcatacaGAGATCGGGCAtggagcaggctgactggtgggtccagtgtcagcatacagtggctgggtggggtgtcatacaGAGATTGGCCAtggagcaggctgactggtgggttcagtgtcagcatacagtggctgggtggggcgtcatacaGAGATTGGCCAtggagcaggctgactggtGGGTTCAGTGTCAGGAtacagtggctgggtggggcgtcatacaGAGATTGGCCAtggagcaggctgactggttggtccagtgtcagGATACAGTGGTCAGGTGGGGCATCATACAGAGATGGACCAtggagcaggctgactggtgggttcagtgtcagcatacagtggctgggtggggcgtcatacaGAGATTGGCCAtggagcaggctgactggtGGGTCTAGTGTCAGCATACAGTGGTCAGGTGGGGCATCATACAGAGATGGACCAtggagcaggctgactggtgggtccagtgtcagcatacagtggctgggtggggcGTTATACAGAGATTGGCCAtggagcaggctgactggtGGGTTCAGTGTCAGCATACAGTGGTCAGGTGGGGCGTCATACAGAGACTGGCCAtggagcaggctgactggtTGGGCCAGTGTCAGGATACAGTGGTCAGGTGGGGCATCATACAGAGATGGACCAtggagcaggctgactggtgggtccagtgtcagcatacagtggctgggtggggcgtcatacaGAGATTGGCCAtggagcaggctgactggtGGGTTCAGTGTCAGGAtacagtggctgggtggggcgtcatacaGAGACTGGCCAtggagcaggctgactggttggtccagtgtcagGATACAGTGGTCAGGTGGGGCATCATACAGAGATGGACCAtggagcaggctgactggtgggtccagtgtcagcatacagtggctgggtggggcgtcatacaGAGATTGGCCAtggagcaggctgactggtGGGTTCAGTGTCAGGAtacagtggctgggtggggGGTAATACAGAGACTGGCCAtggagcaggctgactggtTGGGCCAGTGTCAGGATACAGTGGTCAGGTGGGGCATCATACAGAGATGGACCAtggagcaggctgactggtgggtccagtgtcagcatacagtggctgggtggggcATCATACAGAGACTGGCCAtggagcaggctgactggtGGGTCTAGTGTCAGCATACAGTGGTCAGGTGGGGCATCATACAGAGATGGACCATGGAGCAGGGTGACTGGTTGGTCCATTGTCAGCAtacagtggctgggtggggtgtcatacaGAGATCGGCCAtggagcaggctgactggtGGGTCCAGTGTCAGGATACAGTGGTCAGGTGGGGCGTCATACAGAGATCGGCCATGGAGTCGGCTTACTGGTCAGTCCAGTGTCAGGATACAGTGGTCAGGTGGGGCGTCATACAGAGATCGGCCATGGAGTCGGCTTACTGGTCAGTCCAGTGTCAGCATGGCCGGGTGGGGCGTCACACAGAGATTGGCCAtggagcaggctgactggttggtccagtgtcagcatatagtGGCTCGGTGGGGCATCACACAGAGATCGGGCAtggagcaggctgactggtcggtccagtgtcagcatacagtggctgggtggggtgtcatacaGAGAAGGGGCAtggagcaggctgactggtcagtccagtgtcaggatacagtggctgggtggggcgtcatacaGAGATTGGCCAtggagcaggctgactggttggtccagtgtcagGATACAGTGGTCAGGTGAGGCGTCATACAGAGACTGGCCAtggagcaggctgactggtGGGTCCAGTGTCAGGATACAGTGGTCAGGTGGGGCATCATACAGAGACTGGCCATGGAGCAGGGtgactggttggtccagtgtcagGATACAGTGGTCAGGTGGGGCATCATACAGAGACTGGCCAtggagcaggctgactggtTGGTCCATTGTCAGGATACAGTGGTCAGGTGGGGCATCATACAGAGATTGGCCAtggagcaggctgactggttggtccagtgtcagcatacgGTGGTCAGGTGGGGCGTCATACAGAGATGGACCATGGAACAGGCTGACTGGTTGGTCCATTGTCAGGATACAGTGGTCAGGTGGGGCATCATACAGAGATTGGCCAtggagcaggctgactggtgggtccagtgtcaggatacagtggctgggtggggcgccatggagcaggctgactggtCAGTCCATTGTCAGCATACAGTGGTCAGGTGGGGCGTCATACAGAGACTGGCCAtggagcaggctgactggtTGGGCCAGTGTCAGGATACAGTGGTCAGGTGGGGCGTCATACAGAGATGGACCAtggagcaggctgactggtCAGTCCATTGTCAGGATACAGTGGTCAGGTGGGGCATCATACAGAGATGGACCAtggagcaggctgactggttggtccagtgtcagGATACAGTGGTCAGGTGGGGCGTCACACAGAGACTGGCCAtggagcaggctgactggttgggccagtgtcagcatacagtGGTTGGGTGGGGCATCATACAGAGACTGGCCATGGAGCAGGGtgactggttggtccagtgtcagGATACAGTGGTCAGGTGGGGCGTCATACAGAGACTGGCCAtggagcaggctgactggtGGGTCCATTGTCAGGATACAGTGGTCATTTGGGGCAACTTTAGAAGGAGTTACGTTGATAATATCTCACTTCATTAAATTCCAAACCTCATATTTAAATGAGGATACCCCACGGACGGATGTACTGACAGAGAGACATTCTGAAAAACTTTATAAGCCCGTATTACATACGGTGGGGGATAAGAAATCAGCATCTGGCCAGTTGTTTACCAGCTACACAGATAGTACAGGGTCTTGTGAGAACAAAATAATGCTGAGACAATCCATCTGGGATTACCtttgcaagggagataactccagtcGGCTGTGTGGCAAACTTTACTGTAGACCTCATCACTCAGCTTATTCTTCATGTGTTCCACAAACCTTTGTTCAGTCCAACCGTCTCTCACAAGCATGCTTAACAACTCTCTGGACGGACTCCTGCTCTCTGaaaaacatggtacatgtatttgatgaaTTTCAGAACGCCGAAAGACATGTCATTCATACTTTGTAAATACTTGTAAGGTATGCATGTATTGGTACAAATGTACTACATTACAACAGTATTGAAAATTGCTTTCccttcactcaaaaaattaatctgttaatttcaacagaatgtctgttgtctgagtgatgctagaatgcattctgttattataacacaatattctgtcatattcaacataatatcctgttagtctatttgaatcttaatgttgaattaacagaatatgtctATGTTATATTTAGTAGAACAATCTGCTGCCACAACAAAttacattcttgcatcactcaaacaacagacattctgttaaatttaacaaattaatttaacGAGCGTCCGGTGTGTAAGACgacatgtatttgttacagGATGTCACTGCTATAGCAAATTTGTGACTGTTTAGCAACACCGCACTGTTAGTACCACCAGAGTGTTAGCACCACCACATTGTTAGTACCACCGCACTGTTAGTACCACCACACTTTTAGTACCACCGCACTGTTGGTACCACCGCACTGTTAGTACCACTTCACTGCTACCACCACACTGTTAGTACCACCGCACTGTTAGTACCACTGCACTGTTAGTACCACTGCACTGTTAGTACCACTGCACTGTTAATACCACTGCACTGTTAGTACCACCGCACTGTTAGTACCACCGCACTGTTGGTACTACTGCACTGTTAGTACCACTTCACTGCTACCACCACACTGTTAGTACCACCGCACTGTTAGTACCACCGTACTGTTAGTACCACCGCACTGTTAGTACCACTTTACTGCTACCACCACACTGTTAGTACCACCGCACTGTTAGTACCACTGCACTGTTAGTAGCACTGCACTGTTAATACCACTGCACCGTTAGTACCACTGCATTGTTAGTACCACCGCACTGTTAGTACCACTGCACTTTTAGTACCACCGCACTGTTGGTACCACCGCACTGTTAGTACCACTTCACTGCTACCACCACACTGTTAGTACCACCGCACTGTTAGTACCACCGCACTGTTAGTACCACCCCACTGTTAGTACCACTGCACTGTTAATACCACTGCACTGTTAGTACCACCGCACTGTTAGTACCACCACACTGTTAATACCACTGCACTGTTAGTACCAAATTTACATGTGACTCACTAGCAAACCGCGCACTCCCTAGGTCTTCCACACATTACGAGTGAAAAAACAGGGCCTACATATCGACTGGTTTGTTAGGTACCATACTTGATGAAGATGTCAGTAGGAAATAGGTCATATAATAAATTAACATTGCTTAGTGGCAACATTAATTAAGGTGTTTTTAGCTTTTGTCGGGATTTATCCGCCGCCGCCGTCATGTCCACCGCGTTTTGTTTTGAGAAATACTCCAGTACCTCGATCAAGGCCCTCTGTGACCTATACACATGAATGGGAATTGGTTTCATGCAGGTCACTCTGAGGTCAAAGATCAAGGTCACTAACAGGTCAGGCACGTGTTCTGCACCAAGATACCGAGTAAACCATTATTTCCAGTTATCATCTAGACTACATAAGGATATGAACTGAATGATTTTGAGCGATGGTCTGATTGGTTTGATGTTTTCTCTCCTTCCCCTCATGCCTAGTGAATATCCTCATTCCATGTGTGTGACATAGACCTGGGGAAATTGTTTCATGCATGCCATACTGAGGTGACCGATTCAACTGACCAACTTTTGTAACATACGAATAATAGTTAAACAACATGCCTATGCGAATAAAAAGCTGCTTtactataaataataatttacaaaCACACTTGCTAGCTGTATCAAAACTTATAGGAAAAAACAGACCACTAAAGTTTATGAAAATGGCGCTCTGTAAACAAATCCCAGCCTCAGGAGAGTACGATACCTTTCATTCTGTTGACTTCACTCAGGGGTTTTTCATCAGGTACAAGTTCTTCCCATTCTCCATTTTCATCCAAGATTTTGCTCAGCGTTTTAACCTTTCCGCTGGGTAGTTCTTCTAACATTTTCATTCCTGATTTATAAAACAAGCTCAAATGTGAATAAAGCTTCACCACTAATATTCCAGTGTTCCAATGCAAACATACTCAACAAACAAATATAGACAATGTCTAggatagagtacatgtatggattAGAGAGACAATCAAACAGATCCTGTTATACACAATATCTATTAGGAGTTGACTTGTTAAAATGGGAAAACGAAATTGAGGATCAACAATTAAAGACtcaattattttaatatttgatttttttaactggtgttttgagccgtactcaagaatatttcacttgtgacAGTGACGAGCtgagcatgatggtgggagggaaccaggtcaaagttgctgacagaccatcaaATTGTAACAAAATTAAGAAGTGCTTGAAATGAAAGACATTAATTACAACAATTTTACAACAGCTGCAAGAACACACAGGCGCTTTGAACAAACTCAACGCAGTACCACGGCCTATACTAATGTCTCCGCATTTTTCTTTCCCAAGTAAATGACCTAACATCCTTCTCAAAAAGCATTCTGTCGCTCTCCGTCCATTATCCGGCATGACAATGGTTTCTGAATAACTATGACGTTACCCAAGCTTAACAAGACCTGGATTCGAATACGCGGCCCCGCAGGTCGAGGGCCTTATAATTGAATTGAGTGAACAATTATGTTTTTCCTGTGAATTTAAATTCTATCTCACCAGAACTGCTATATTGATGGCTCCCACAGTTGTTGCCATCCCCTTCCTCTTGgaaaatgtgatcaaatttCTTCTTATACTCGTCTGGAACACGGCGGTACAATTCTCCTGCCAATAATTTACCACTGTCTCCAGCTCCCGTCAATTTCACTGCTTCTACAAACTTCACAAACGCATCCGAGAACAATCTATGCAGGACATCCATTAACTCTCGAGCACCTTCGATTTCACACCCTGTGTTGCACTTTTGTGTGATTCTCTGTTTATCCTCCACTGATATTAGACTCCCCATGTGATCTAGAATTGACTTGGGCGCAATCTTCGGCAGAATCTCTGCTTTCACCTCCTCTATTATCCTCTCGTGAAAACGACTGTCGGTGAGTGTCACTGCCATCtgcaaatgtatgtacaaattaagGTAGGCCtaattcaaatttatttctcaAGAGGGAAAAATTTACCAATACCACTCACTTTATACAATACTGATTTTCTGTTACTTGATTGTCCACCTGAATAGCTGCCCAGTGGATCGTACATTACCAAAGTGCCATGTCTGGATTAAAGGGATTCCCTTGACCATATATGTAGAAGTCTCCGAAtaaggaggaaaccgggcagagcccggaggaaacccacgaccatccacaggttgctgccagacctcaCGTACggtaggagaggaagccagcatgtgctggacttgaactcactgcgagcgagaggctcctggatcattgcgccgtcACCACGTTAATGCCCATAGCAtacaacatttacataaaatagAAAATGAACCTGGTTATTAAatgggtttctgccgggctctgcccagtttccttccaccataatgttgtccgctgtcatataagtaaaatattcttgcgtatgacgtaaaacaccaatcaagtaaataaatatcagaactCTAAATTTTAAACCTAATGGCACTGACTAGGACACAAAACAAGTTCCCCTTGCAGATGTACATCCCTCTGGGGCACCCTACCCATATCTTTGAAAACTTCTGACAACTGCAGTGTCAAATCAATCATACAGCGTTTACGTCTCATGTCAGTTATATTTCTTCAGCTGTTTCATTGAAAAGCACACGTGGGGCGCTGTACATAAACACATGGGTGTTAAGTAAAAGTACTTCAGTAAAGTGTATTTACTGGAAAGAAATATGAAACTCATCTATCGTCGGTAGTTCACACAACAGTAAACAGCGCTGATAGTAAGGTAGGCCTATTACTGTCACAAAAGTGTTTTAGTagatgttgatgttgtaattcTTACTTATGGTTTGTAGAATAACGATCCATGTAAATGTACCGCATACACACACGCGCACACCTTCAGGCTAACAGCAAAATGATGTGATGTTGTTGATAATGCCAAAAAATTGATCACTTCCTTGATTCAAGTCAGGGTTACGTCACAGGCACCAGTTAGTTTCACTTTCAATGTGGGGAATTCCCAGCAAGTTGTTGACCCCGATCTGCTtcaaagaaatatacatgtattcggTATGcggaaaaaagaaaagaaaagaaaaaaaaattggtgcATGTTTTCTCTGTTGTGTTATGCTACACTTGTTGAATCATTTCTACACAACTGCAGAACACACACCTACATCTAAATCTTCCGGTTTTTTTCAACCACTCAATGCTCGTTGAGGTACGTGTACATGATATCGGTTTACCAGCT encodes the following:
- the LOC135481363 gene encoding uncharacterized protein LOC135481363, with the protein product MPTLDPPVSLFHGPSLYNASPGHCMLTLDPPVSLFHGPSLYDAPPSHCMLTLDPPDCLLHGQSLYDASPSHCMLTLDPPVSLFHGPSLYNAPPSHYMLRLDRPVSLLHARSLYDTPPSHCMLRLDRPVNLLHGPSLYHTSPSHCMLTVDPPVSLLHC
- the LOC135481359 gene encoding uncharacterized protein LOC135481359, which encodes MAVTLTDSRFHERIIEEVKAEILPKIAPKSILDHMGSLISVEDKQRITQKCNTGCEIEGARELMDVLHRLFSDAFVKFVEAVKLTGAGDSGKLLAGELYRRVPDEYKKKFDHIFQEEGDGNNCGSHQYSSSGMKMLEELPSGKVKTLSKILDENGEWEELVPDEKPLSEVNRMKESRSPSRELLSMLVRDGWTEQRFVEHMKNKLSDEVYSKVCHTADWSYLPCKGNPRWIVSALFCSHKTLYYLCSW
- the LOC135481362 gene encoding uncharacterized protein LOC135481362, yielding MLTLDRPVSLLHARSLYEAPPSHCVLTLDPPVSLLHCQSLYDAPPSHCMLTLEPPVNLLHARSLYDAPPSHCMLTLDPPVSLLHGQSLYDAPPSHCMLTLDPPVSLFHGPSLYDTPPSHCILTLDRPVSLLHGQSLYDAQPSHCMLTLDPRVSLLHARSLYDAPPSHCMLTLDRPVSLLHGQSLYDAPPSHCILTLDRPVSLFHGQSLYDTPPSHCMLTLDRPVSLLHAQSLYDAPPSHCMPTLDPPVSLLHGQSLYDATPSHCMLTLDPPDSLLHGQSLYDAPPSHCMLALDRPVSLLHCQSLYDAPPSHCMLTLDPPVSLLHGPFLYEATPSHCMLTLDPPVSLLHCQSLCDAPPSHCMLTLDRPVSLLHGQSLYDATPSHCMLTLDPPDSLLHGQSLYDAPPSHCMLTLDPPVSLLHCQSLYDAPPIHCMLTLDPPDSLFHGQSLYDAPPSHCMLTLDPPVKPAPCPISV
- the LOC135481364 gene encoding uncharacterized protein LOC135481364 → MDQPVTLLHGPSLYDAPPDHCMLTLDPPVSLLHGQSLYDAPPSHCMLTLDPPVSLLHGPSLYDAPPDHCILTLAQPVSLLHGQSLYYPPPSHCILTLNPPVSLLHGQSLYDAPPSHCMLTLDPPVSLLHGPSLYDAPPDHCILTLDQPVSLLHGQSLYDAPPSHCILTLNPPVSLLHGQSLYDAPPSHCMLTLDPPVSLLHGPSLYDAPPDHCILTLAQPVSLLHGQSLYDAPPDHCMLTLNPPVSLLHGQSLYNAPPSHCMLTLDPPVSLLHGPSLYDAPPDHCMLTLDPPVSLLHGQSLYDAPPSHCMLTLNPPVSLLHGPSLYDAPPDHCILTLDQPVSLLHGQSLYDAPPSHCILTLNPPVSLLHGQSLYDAPPSHCMLTLNPPVSLLHGQSLYDTPPSHCMLTLDPPVSLLHARSLYDTPPSHCMLTLDRPVSLLHGPSV